The following coding sequences are from one Nilaparvata lugens isolate BPH chromosome 4, ASM1435652v1, whole genome shotgun sequence window:
- the LOC111056763 gene encoding ras-interacting protein RIP3-like has product MTLAGVNCLHCVGRHQPPQQGQAKRKGRPIIGRLFSYQTRKMIFDAKRKLKVSGITIREDLTEKSHKILNTAANRPLRAESDGAYTGTRTTLQDWTNTATEGITDNHGQKTNSVLNPTTQANQIITQKFPYSVQLALSCPQINNLRDLENCLNRIQTINDNNPPVNHKRLDATNNDERLSAGIREADSMYPESRRWEPRRWEPSGWEPCRLEPSRQEAGRRTYEGGDGPRQQQQQQQQPRQQDQRQQQQQHQRPQEQRQQHRDNQRRFHESQHVRDGGSHAIKQTHSPNPPQSPKPSDARPSHSHSSNPSNNNPCSKNSNSGTPMKNI; this is encoded by the exons atGACTCTGGCAGGTGTCAACTGCTTGCATTGCGTTGGAAGGcatcaaccacctcaacaagggcaagcgaaACGTAAGGGCCGACCCATCATAGGTCGACTCTTCAGCTACcagaccaggaagatgatctttgacgctaagaggaagctgaaggttTCCGGcatcaccattcgcgaggatctgactgagAAGAGTCACAAGATCCTCAACACTGCAGCCAACC GGCCGCTGCGTGCTGAATCGGACGGAGCCTACACGGGGACCAGGACGACGCTGCAAGACTGGACCAACACCGCCACTGAGGGCATCACCGACAACCACGGCCAAAAGACGAACTCTGTGCTGAACCCGACCACTCAAGCAAATCAG ATAATAACACAGAAATTCCCTTACAGCGTTCAGCTAGCACTCTCTTGTCCTCAAATCAATAATCTGCGTGACTTGGAAAACTGTCTGAATAGAATTCAGACAATAAACGACAACAACCCACCAGTCAATCACAAAAGACTCGACGCTACCAACAACGATGAGCGGCTATCAGCAGGCATCAGAGAAGCAGACAGCATGTATCCTGAGAGTCGCAGATGGGAGCCTCGTAGGTGGGAGCCTAGTGGATGGGAGCCTTGTAGATTGGAGCCTAGCAGGCAGGAAGCAGGCCGAAGGACGTATGAGGGAGGAGATGGACCGcgacagcagcagcagcagcagcaacagccGCGACAGCAGGACCAGcgccagcagcagcagcagcatcagAGACCGCAGGAACAACGCCAACAACACCGCGACAATCAACGCAGATTTCACGAGAGTCAGCATGTGAGAGATGGAGGTTCCCACGCCATCAAGCAGACACACTCGCCAAACCCGCCACAGAGCCCAAAGCCGAGTGATGCGCGACCGAGCCACTCTCACAGCAGCAACCCCAGCAACAACAATCCATGTAGCAAGAATTCAAATTCAGGGACACCAATGAAAAATATCTGA